The following coding sequences are from one Triticum dicoccoides isolate Atlit2015 ecotype Zavitan chromosome 4A, WEW_v2.0, whole genome shotgun sequence window:
- the LOC119289589 gene encoding receptor-like protein kinase At3g21340, with product MNWHTLRSFSGDRDARSCYTVGDLVSGLKYLIRAMFMYGNYDNLNRLPIFDLYLGVNYWQTVNISATDEMMIYEIISIISDDHVQVCLVDTGSGTPFISSLDLRPLKNNLYPQSDESQGLVLSDRRNFGASDSVIVRYPDDPYDRIWMPLLSKTAEWSVISTDNIVENRSNSFEAPSAVMQTAVMPTDPSSAFGFIWNAQPSAKNHMPGYVCMVYLAELQHLPRNTIRQFNIYLNGELGYSGGYTPSYLFTDIIYSDKPFYSSHPYNISMNATKTSTLPPIMNAAEIFSVVSTTGTATIAQEVAAITAVRDTYKVKKNWMGDPCAPKKYAWDGLRCKYFESSPPSVTGLNLSSSGLSGNVSFSFANLKGLQYLDLSSNNLTGSIPEILSQLSLLTLLDFTGNQLSGSIPSELLKRTRDDSLIIKYDNNPNLCTNRDSCQPAQKNSRSMVAVYVVGTVVAVLLIVLLLVLLLFLRRRMHGTTSNIITMGNKAIIAPSHAQSSSGHSSLRLDNRRFTYNELETITNSFQRVIGRGGFGKVYHGFLQDGTQVAVKLRSESSDQGVQEFLAEAQTLAKIHHKNLVSLIGYCKEREYMALVYEYMPEGALHQHLGGSTNNGKTLTWRQRLRIALESAQGLEYLHKGCNPPLIHRDVKTSNILLNANLEAKIADFGLLKAFNRGNDTHVSTARVVGTYGYLAPEYLATFQLTNKSDVFSFGVVLLEIVTGQPHILNGPEPTSIVQWVRQRLAHGNIEAVVDSRMRGDHDINSVWKVADTALKCTTQAPEQRPTMTDLVA from the exons ATGAACTGGCACACACTAAGGAGCTTCTCCGGCGACCGCGATGCGCGCAGCTGCTACACGGTAGGGGACCTCGTGTCCGGCCTCAAGTATCTCATTCGAGCCATGTTCATGTACGGCAACTACGACAACCTCAACCGGTTGCCCATCTTCGACCTATATTTGGGCGTCAACTACTGGCAGACCGTGAACATCTCAGCCACGGACGAGATGATGATTTACGagatcatctccatcatctccgacGACCACGTGCAGGTCTGCCTCGTGGACACCGGCTCCGGGACGCCTTTCATCTCCAGCCTGGACCTCAGGCCGCTCAAGAACAATCTCTACCCGCAGTCTGACGAGTCGCAGGGGCTGGTTCTTTCAGACAGGAGAAACTTCGGCGCAAGCGATAGCGTAATTGTCAG GTACCCCGATGATCCATACGATCGTATATGGATGCCACTATTGAGCAAGACGGCGGAGTGGTCAGTAATCTCAACGGACAATATTGTCGAGAATCGAAGTAACTCCTTCGAGGCTCCATCAGCCGTGATGCAGACTGCAGTCATGCCCACCGACCCCTCCAGCGCCTTCGGCTTCATCTGGAATGCCCAGCCTAGCGCCAAGAACCACATGCCCGG GTACGTCTGCATGGTGTACTTGGCAGAGCTGCAGCACCTCCCCCGCAACACCATCCGACAGTTCAACATATACCTTAATGGCGAGCTAGGGTATTCCGGCGGCTACACCCCCTCGTACCTCTTCACCGACATCATCTACAGTGACAAGCCCTTCTACTCCTCTCACCCGTACAACATCTCAATGAACGCCACGAAGACTTCGACGCTTCCGCCGATCATGAACGCTGCCGAGATCTTCTCGGTTGTGTCCACCACCGGCACAGCCACGATCGCTCAGGAAG ttgctgccatcacggCGGTCAGAGACACTTACAAGGTGAAGAAAAACTGGATGGGCGATCCGTGTGCGCCAAAGAAGTATGCATGGGATGGATTGAGGTGCAAATATTTCGAGTCTAGCCCGCCAAGTGTCACAGGCTT GAATCTATCTTCGAGTGGTTTGAGTGGCAACGTGTCATTTTCTTTTGCCAATCTCAAAGGTTTACAGTACTT GGATTTGTCAAGCAATAATCTGACTGGCTCAATCCCTGAGATCCTATCACAATTGTCATTGCTCACGCTTCT AGACTTCACAGGCAATCAACTCAGTGGATCAATTCCTTCCGAGCTTCTGAAAAGAACTCGAGATGACTCCCTCATAATCAA ATATGATAACAACCCGAACCTCTGCACTAACAGAGATTCTTGTCAGCCTGCACAAAAGAATAGCAGGTCTATGGTTGCCGTCTATGTTGTTGGGACGGTAGTTGCAGTGTTGCTGATTGTGCTTCTGTTGGTGCTactccttttcctgcgcaggcggATGCATG GTACAACTAGCAACATCATCACGATGGGGAACAAGGCGATTATCGCACCGTCACACGCTCAGAGCAGCAGTGGGCACAGCTCGCTGAGGCTCGATAATCGCCGCTTCACGTACAATGAACTGGAAACCATAACGAACAGCTTCCAGAGAGTGATTGGCCGAGGAGGGTTTGGCAAAGTCTACCATGGCTTCTTGCAGGACGGGACCCAAGTAGCTGTCAAACTGCGCTCTGAATCTTCAGATCAAGGTGTACAAGAATTCCTGGCGGAG GCTCAGACCTTGGCTAAGATTCATCACAAGAATCTTGTGTCCTTGATTGGCTACTGCAAGGAGAGGGAGTACATGGCTCTTGTATATGAGTACATGCCTGAAGGAGCTCTACACCAACATCTTGGAG GGAGCACGAACAATGGAAAAACTTTAACCTGGAGGCAGAGACTTCGCATTGCATTGGAATCCGCACAAG GGCTTGAGTACCTTCACAAAGGATGCAATCCACCACTCATTCATAGGGATGTGAAAACGTCTAACATTCTATTGAATGCAAACCTGGAGGCCAAGATAGCTGATTTTGGCTTGCTCAAGGCTTTCAATCGTGGCAATGATACCCATGTGTCTACTGCTAGAGTGGTCGGCACATATGGTTACCTTGCCCCCGA GTACCTTGCAACATTTCAGCTGACCAACAAGAGTGATGTGTTTAGCTTCGGCGTAGTGCTGCTAGAGATAGTCACTGGGCAACCTCACATCCTCAATGGCCCGGAGCCAACGAGCATCGTCCAATGGGTGCGGCAGCGCCTAGCCCATGGCAATATCGAAGCTGTAGTGGACTCACGCATGCGTGGTGATCACGACATCAATAGTGTGTGGAAAGTCGCGGACACCGCACTCAAGTGCACCACGCAGGCACCTGAGCAGCGTCCCACAATGACTGATTTGGTGGCGTAG